In the genome of Chlamydia trachomatis A/HAR-13, one region contains:
- the fabD gene encoding ACP S-malonyltransferase — protein sequence MDRVGLLFPGQGSQFVGMGRDLYQQSSEVARLFSQADEFLGFSLSSIMFEGPEEVLLKTSNSQLAIYLHSLAVLEVLSTHCPFEPILVSGLSLGEYTALTASKRISLEDGLRIVQKRAELMNAACEESSGAMAAVLGLTADVVLPALESLGDGIWVANYNAPKQIVIAGIRNKVEEASVILRELGAKKVVMLKVAGAFHTPLMQTAQDELAPYLYQLAIKDSNVAFASNVIGELVYESEAIRSLMVRQMTFPTLWYQTCFQIDPKVDLFLELGPGNVLTGLSRSIGLSSPCKHLGSMEDIENFRRSCE from the coding sequence ATGGATCGTGTGGGCTTATTGTTCCCTGGGCAAGGGAGCCAGTTCGTAGGCATGGGAAGAGATCTCTATCAACAATCCTCGGAAGTCGCAAGGTTGTTTTCTCAGGCTGATGAGTTTCTAGGGTTTTCTTTATCTTCTATTATGTTCGAAGGACCTGAAGAAGTTCTATTAAAGACATCGAATAGTCAGTTAGCCATTTATCTACATAGTTTAGCTGTTTTAGAAGTTTTATCTACACACTGTCCTTTCGAGCCTATTTTGGTTTCAGGCCTTAGTTTAGGCGAATATACTGCTTTAACAGCATCAAAACGTATTAGCTTAGAAGACGGGCTTCGCATCGTACAAAAGAGAGCGGAGCTGATGAATGCTGCTTGTGAAGAGTCTTCGGGAGCAATGGCTGCAGTTTTAGGATTAACTGCGGATGTTGTATTACCTGCTTTGGAGTCTTTAGGAGACGGGATTTGGGTGGCAAATTACAATGCTCCCAAGCAGATCGTAATTGCTGGGATTAGAAATAAGGTGGAAGAGGCTTCTGTAATTCTTCGAGAACTAGGGGCTAAAAAAGTAGTTATGTTAAAGGTTGCTGGAGCTTTTCATACACCGCTTATGCAAACTGCTCAGGACGAATTAGCTCCTTATCTGTACCAGTTAGCAATTAAAGATTCTAATGTAGCTTTTGCTTCTAATGTAATAGGGGAGTTAGTGTATGAGAGCGAGGCTATCCGTTCTTTAATGGTCAGACAAATGACTTTTCCAACGTTATGGTACCAAACCTGTTTTCAAATTGATCCTAAAGTAGATTTATTCCTTGAGCTGGGTCCAGGGAATGTTCTCACAGGGCTGAGCCGATCTATAGGACTGAGTTCCCCTTGTAAACATTTAGGGTCTATGGAAGATATAGAGAATTTTCGTCGGAGTTGTGAATGA
- a CDS encoding cyclic nucleotide-binding domain-containing protein: protein MNLIDKAFLLKKTFLFASLDMDVLLSIADKSEVMLFKAGSEIFSEGQPSFSLYVIAEGCVKIFAKEPAINVRLKPLDCFGEESFFNNKVREYSAEAITLVKTLILNKGQFLSIIEECHSVSLVLLESYSKQIVFRDQ, encoded by the coding sequence TTGAACCTTATAGACAAAGCCTTTCTCCTGAAAAAAACTTTCTTATTTGCATCCTTAGACATGGATGTTTTGCTTTCTATAGCAGATAAATCTGAGGTCATGCTCTTTAAAGCTGGCTCTGAAATCTTTTCGGAAGGGCAACCAAGTTTCAGCCTATATGTAATAGCAGAAGGATGTGTGAAAATTTTTGCAAAAGAACCCGCTATTAATGTACGACTTAAACCTCTAGACTGCTTTGGGGAAGAAAGCTTTTTCAATAATAAAGTTCGGGAATATTCAGCAGAAGCGATTACCCTAGTGAAAACGTTGATATTGAATAAAGGACAGTTTCTAAGCATTATCGAGGAATGTCATTCCGTTTCATTGGTTCTCTTAGAGTCCTACTCAAAACAGATAGTCTTTCGAGATCAATAA
- the acpP gene encoding acyl carrier protein, translating into MSLEDDVKAIIVDQLGVSPEDVKVDSSFIEDLNADSLDLTELIMTLEEKFAFEISEDDAEQLRTVGDVIKYIQERQN; encoded by the coding sequence ATGAGTTTAGAAGATGATGTAAAGGCAATTATAGTTGATCAGCTCGGAGTAAGTCCTGAGGATGTCAAAGTAGACTCTTCTTTCATAGAAGATCTAAATGCAGACAGCTTGGATTTGACAGAGTTGATTATGACTTTAGAAGAGAAATTTGCTTTTGAAATTTCTGAAGATGATGCCGAGCAACTCCGCACAGTCGGTGACGTGATTAAATACATCCAAGAGCGTCAAAACTAA
- a CDS encoding dicarboxylate/amino acid:cation symporter: protein MRSPLKLLFSPEKSNMMLGLSILLGLLLGWPHLSFVSLSAEVISAVFLKLLRLLSLPLVFFAIGSTITSINNLKSMVSVVRSSLYYTLLTTLISAAMALVLFIFIKPSVPLSGFNAATETNATGYLSVLSKTIPGNILEPFLESNVIAAAFLSALLATFSLSLPENERLFVRNAFNTLFSLLLSISKGILKMLLLATFAFSLLFVREMRTGNLELSSFGEYLFCIVTANCLQGFLVLPLLLKMKGISPLRTFKLMSRPLATAFFSKSSAATLPLTMEVAEENLHIRPTISRFVFPLCSVINMNACAAFILTTVLFVGVSNGIVFSPLSLISWVFIATLAAVGNAGVPMGCYFLTSSLLASMNVPLGLLGLILPAYALLDMLETLINVWSDCCVVSVINKKFSETEDLPPCSYTNE from the coding sequence ATGCGCTCACCCCTGAAACTTTTATTCTCTCCTGAAAAAAGCAATATGATGCTTGGCTTAAGCATACTGCTTGGTTTGCTTCTGGGATGGCCGCATCTATCTTTCGTTTCTCTTAGTGCAGAAGTCATTTCGGCTGTTTTTTTAAAGCTGCTGAGACTTCTTAGTCTGCCTCTTGTATTTTTTGCTATAGGTTCGACAATCACTTCGATTAACAATCTAAAATCCATGGTCTCTGTCGTGAGATCCTCTCTCTACTATACCCTATTGACAACTCTTATTTCGGCTGCCATGGCTCTAGTTCTATTTATCTTTATTAAGCCTTCTGTTCCGTTGTCCGGGTTTAATGCCGCTACAGAAACCAATGCGACAGGTTACCTCTCCGTCTTATCAAAAACGATACCCGGAAATATTTTGGAACCTTTCCTGGAAAGCAATGTGATCGCTGCCGCCTTTTTGTCTGCCTTGCTAGCAACTTTCTCGCTTTCCCTGCCAGAAAACGAGCGCTTATTCGTTCGAAACGCTTTCAATACTCTATTCTCCTTGCTTCTTAGCATCTCTAAGGGCATTCTAAAAATGCTCCTACTAGCCACATTTGCCTTCTCTCTTCTTTTTGTCAGAGAAATGCGAACAGGTAATTTGGAACTTTCATCTTTTGGAGAATACCTGTTTTGTATTGTCACAGCTAACTGCCTTCAAGGATTCCTAGTTCTTCCCCTTCTTCTCAAGATGAAGGGAATCTCTCCTTTGCGTACGTTTAAGCTCATGTCTCGCCCCCTAGCAACTGCGTTTTTCTCCAAATCTTCTGCAGCTACTCTGCCTTTGACCATGGAAGTTGCCGAGGAAAACTTACACATCCGACCAACAATCTCCCGTTTTGTTTTCCCTCTGTGCTCTGTTATTAATATGAATGCCTGCGCCGCATTCATTCTCACCACAGTGCTGTTCGTAGGAGTCTCTAACGGAATCGTCTTTTCTCCTTTATCACTGATTAGCTGGGTCTTTATTGCAACTTTAGCTGCTGTAGGAAATGCAGGCGTTCCTATGGGATGCTACTTTCTAACTTCATCATTGCTAGCCTCTATGAATGTCCCTCTAGGTCTTCTTGGCCTTATTCTTCCTGCATATGCCTTGCTAGATATGCTAGAAACTTTGATTAACGTTTGGTCTGATTGCTGCGTTGTTTCTGTAATTAATAAAAAATTTTCTGAAACAGAAGATCTCCCGCCCTGCTCTTACACCAATGAATAG
- a CDS encoding ketoacyl-ACP synthase III — protein MRASIWGTGSYLPKKILTNADLEKIVETSDEWISTRTGIKERRIASAEEFSSFMGAKAAEKAIEAAKISKSQVDCIVFSTAAPDYIFPSSAALAQAYLGIKEIPAFDCLAACTGFLYGLSIAKAYVESGMYQCVLVIAADKLSSFVNYQDRNTCVLFGDGGSACIVGHSRPGALEISKVNLGADGKQGDLLRLPAGGSRCPASQDTVQNHQHFITMEGKEVFKHAVRRMEFAAKTCITEAGLQEKDIDWLVPHQANERIIDAIAKRFAVKDSRVFKTLAKYGNTAASSVGIALDELLRTHDIHVAERLLLVAFGGGLSWGAVILQQV, from the coding sequence ATGAGAGCTTCGATCTGGGGAACTGGTTCGTATTTGCCTAAGAAAATTTTGACAAACGCTGATTTGGAAAAAATAGTTGAAACTTCTGACGAATGGATTTCGACTAGAACTGGAATCAAGGAGCGTAGAATAGCTTCTGCTGAGGAGTTTTCGTCTTTTATGGGGGCTAAGGCGGCAGAAAAGGCTATAGAAGCGGCTAAAATCTCTAAAAGTCAAGTGGACTGTATTGTATTTTCTACTGCCGCGCCTGATTATATTTTCCCTTCCAGTGCTGCCTTAGCTCAAGCCTATTTGGGAATTAAGGAAATTCCAGCCTTTGATTGCTTGGCCGCGTGTACAGGGTTTCTTTACGGATTGTCCATAGCCAAGGCATATGTCGAATCTGGGATGTATCAGTGTGTGCTTGTGATTGCGGCCGACAAGTTGTCTTCCTTTGTTAACTATCAGGATCGTAATACTTGTGTGTTATTCGGGGATGGAGGGTCTGCGTGTATTGTTGGTCATTCTAGACCAGGAGCTTTAGAAATCTCTAAAGTGAATTTAGGAGCGGATGGAAAACAAGGAGATCTTTTACGGTTACCAGCAGGAGGTAGTCGTTGTCCGGCTTCTCAGGATACCGTACAGAATCATCAACATTTCATTACTATGGAAGGTAAAGAAGTGTTTAAGCACGCAGTGCGACGAATGGAGTTTGCTGCCAAGACTTGCATTACAGAAGCTGGGCTGCAAGAAAAAGATATAGATTGGTTAGTTCCTCATCAGGCAAATGAGCGTATTATCGATGCTATTGCAAAACGTTTTGCTGTTAAAGACTCTCGGGTATTTAAAACTCTTGCTAAGTATGGTAACACAGCAGCCTCTTCTGTGGGGATTGCTTTAGACGAACTCTTACGTACACATGATATCCATGTTGCGGAGCGGTTGTTGTTAGTAGCTTTTGGGGGAGGCTTATCTTGGGGAGCAGTGATTTTACAGCAAGTGTAA
- the incB gene encoding inclusion membrane protein IncB: MVHSVYNSLAPEGFSQVSIQPSQIPTSKKVMIAIMTLFALTAIAAIVLSIVTVCGGFPFLLAALNTVTIGASVSLPVFTCIATTLLLLCLRNIELLARPQVFTLSTQFSPTKPQE, from the coding sequence ATGGTTCATTCTGTATACAATTCATTGGCTCCAGAAGGTTTTAGCCAAGTCTCTATTCAACCCAGTCAGATTCCAACTAGCAAAAAAGTAATGATTGCGATAATGACTCTTTTTGCACTCACAGCCATTGCAGCAATAGTCCTTTCCATCGTTACAGTTTGTGGAGGGTTTCCTTTTCTTCTTGCTGCACTTAACACCGTAACTATTGGTGCATCCGTATCCTTGCCGGTATTCACTTGCATAGCTACAACGTTATTACTTCTTTGTCTCCGTAATATCGAACTCCTAGCCAGACCGCAAGTATTTACCCTCTCCACTCAATTCAGCCCAACAAAACCTCAAGAATAG
- a CDS encoding MFS transporter, whose translation MLLFYKGSGSLRALRFLLSLRRGEEKRALLFLLLGLIWSVACYGSLALGESLFLEEIGAEKLPFAYLGASFFLCFISCLILYNLSRKRLSPRALFLSFISCVLICNLYLFWHLAIHKGVSGTPTFLYRILIWGLTILCYANFWGFIDQFFNIQDAKRHFCIFNAITFCGDFLGARIVNQIQYLGAELIPLAFIVVITFIFPLVHYISSSLKELSEDHNLFLDTGYPPSTKQTLKLCLKDKYTFYLVSFYFLMQLLVVFTEFNYLKIFDAQFGNAETCELTENFTKYSSWISLGNMFFALFAYSRVITRFGINNIILFAPICFFSLFCCWSIKTSVFIATMGMIAREGLAYALDDNNLQLLIYGIPNKIRNQVRIAIESFVEPAGMFICALLCLFIPHQYVLCIIISAVCILLAILLRTHYSKAILRNLSLESIHRRRSIREWFADMNDTEKRQAEILLLTHLKNPQERNQMFAFQHLLNLKNRAVLPNLLLHMNKLGLSGKLKTLNMLKNSVWAKDFLTLELLKRWSSLPQHPTIAAALHLYFVEHDLLHVSDIADDLYDQSGDRLFAAVLIVRKHKPSGEYQALAEKHLSEILESEDPELIIKGLSILALERSPSNFPIILPFLTHPNEQVFLQACLSLETCADKQYAQYGRTVLNTLKKTKDTQAAQALLNTLAALLDASLVYEFVLASVQLKNVLRKLAETILASLPKECIPILIEMVADHSLHNSCRIMAAKALSHIDSRQLKRLALKILKSKAAKTLFYDYHKNFIQKRYPRYDLHLLIESLEANYQAEVNFMLAFLAIVGSSDYADVLIRSLTGKNLKARAQALESLEKDCENHLFTLVTPFVYRDKHTSDEKYYMKKGVEPLAIEELLNRLEQTPFLFSKLIAQQLKEELSLCDAEFSSALQSFAKKQKTSILSREYITSS comes from the coding sequence ATGCTTCTTTTCTATAAAGGAAGCGGATCGTTGCGAGCCTTGCGTTTTTTGCTTAGTTTGCGTCGCGGAGAGGAAAAGCGAGCTCTATTATTTCTTCTATTGGGGCTCATCTGGAGCGTCGCCTGCTACGGTTCCCTTGCTCTGGGGGAGAGCCTGTTTTTAGAAGAAATTGGAGCTGAGAAGCTGCCCTTTGCCTATTTGGGAGCATCCTTCTTTCTTTGCTTCATTTCGTGTTTAATTCTCTATAACCTCTCTCGGAAGCGACTCTCTCCAAGGGCTCTCTTTCTTTCGTTCATATCTTGCGTTCTAATCTGCAACCTTTACCTTTTTTGGCATCTAGCCATACACAAGGGTGTTTCTGGCACTCCGACTTTTCTCTATAGGATCCTTATATGGGGGCTGACAATTCTTTGTTATGCCAATTTTTGGGGGTTTATAGATCAATTTTTTAATATCCAAGATGCCAAACGTCATTTTTGCATTTTTAATGCCATTACATTTTGTGGAGATTTTTTAGGGGCACGTATCGTCAACCAGATTCAGTATCTCGGAGCCGAGCTAATTCCTCTCGCTTTTATTGTCGTAATTACTTTCATATTCCCTCTGGTACACTACATTTCATCGTCACTAAAAGAGCTTTCAGAAGATCACAATCTCTTCCTTGATACTGGCTATCCCCCTTCTACCAAACAAACTTTAAAGCTGTGTTTGAAGGATAAATACACCTTTTACTTGGTTAGTTTTTATTTTCTTATGCAGCTTCTTGTCGTATTCACAGAGTTCAATTATTTAAAAATCTTTGATGCACAGTTTGGAAACGCTGAGACTTGTGAGTTAACAGAGAATTTCACTAAGTACTCCTCCTGGATTTCCTTAGGAAATATGTTCTTTGCCTTATTTGCTTATAGCCGAGTAATCACAAGATTTGGAATCAATAACATCATTCTCTTCGCTCCCATCTGCTTCTTTAGCCTATTCTGTTGTTGGTCAATTAAAACTTCTGTCTTCATAGCAACAATGGGAATGATCGCTAGAGAAGGGCTTGCTTATGCTTTGGATGATAATAATCTACAGTTATTAATCTATGGCATCCCTAATAAAATCCGAAATCAGGTGCGGATCGCGATAGAATCTTTTGTTGAGCCTGCGGGGATGTTCATCTGCGCACTACTATGTTTATTCATCCCGCACCAATACGTACTCTGTATTATCATTTCCGCCGTGTGTATTCTTTTAGCAATATTGCTACGCACTCACTATTCAAAAGCCATTCTTAGAAATCTCTCTCTAGAATCAATACATCGTAGACGTTCTATACGCGAATGGTTTGCGGATATGAATGACACTGAAAAACGCCAAGCTGAAATCCTTCTGCTAACGCATTTAAAAAATCCTCAAGAACGCAACCAAATGTTTGCGTTCCAACACTTGTTGAACCTAAAAAATCGCGCAGTACTCCCCAACCTACTTCTTCACATGAACAAGTTGGGCTTATCAGGGAAATTAAAAACCCTGAATATGTTAAAAAATAGCGTATGGGCGAAAGATTTCCTCACTCTCGAACTACTAAAACGTTGGAGCAGCCTTCCCCAACATCCGACCATAGCAGCAGCTCTTCACCTCTATTTTGTAGAGCATGACTTGCTTCATGTTTCCGATATTGCCGATGATCTTTATGATCAGTCTGGAGACCGTCTATTTGCAGCTGTTCTCATCGTAAGAAAACATAAGCCTAGTGGAGAATACCAAGCTCTTGCCGAAAAACATCTCTCAGAAATTCTAGAATCTGAGGATCCGGAGTTAATAATTAAAGGTCTTTCTATCTTAGCTTTGGAAAGAAGCCCTTCAAACTTCCCTATTATCCTCCCCTTCTTGACGCATCCTAATGAACAAGTATTTCTACAAGCCTGCTTATCTCTAGAAACTTGTGCAGATAAACAATATGCTCAATACGGGCGGACGGTTCTCAATACACTGAAAAAGACAAAAGACACACAAGCTGCACAAGCTTTACTGAACACTCTAGCTGCCCTCTTGGATGCATCCCTAGTCTATGAGTTCGTTCTTGCCTCAGTTCAACTCAAAAATGTCTTACGCAAACTAGCAGAAACGATTCTAGCCTCTCTTCCTAAAGAATGTATTCCAATTTTAATTGAAATGGTCGCGGATCATTCTCTACACAATAGCTGCCGCATTATGGCAGCAAAGGCTTTGAGCCACATAGATAGTCGTCAACTAAAACGTTTAGCTTTGAAAATTTTAAAGTCTAAGGCTGCTAAAACTTTATTCTACGACTACCATAAAAACTTTATCCAAAAACGCTACCCTCGCTACGATCTCCATCTGCTTATTGAAAGCCTGGAAGCAAATTACCAAGCTGAAGTCAATTTTATGTTAGCCTTTTTAGCCATCGTCGGCTCATCAGATTATGCAGATGTTTTAATTAGATCTCTTACAGGGAAAAACCTAAAAGCTAGAGCTCAAGCTTTAGAATCTCTAGAAAAAGATTGCGAGAACCACTTGTTTACTCTTGTCACACCTTTTGTATATCGCGATAAGCATACTTCCGACGAGAAATATTATATGAAAAAAGGTGTGGAACCATTGGCTATTGAAGAACTTCTGAATCGTCTCGAACAAACCCCTTTCCTTTTCAGTAAGCTTATAGCTCAGCAACTAAAAGAAGAGCTTTCTCTTTGCGATGCAGAGTTTTCTTCTGCTCTACAAAGCTTTGCTAAGAAACAAAAAACCTCTATATTATCCCGGGAATACATAACTAGTTCCTAG
- a CDS encoding IncA family protein has protein sequence MSTTISGDASSLPLPTASCVEIKSTSSSTKGNTCSKILDIALAIVGALVVVAGVLALVLCASNVIFTAIGIAALIIGSACVGAGISRLMCRSSYASLEAKNVLAEQRLRNLSEEKDALVSVSFINKIFLRGLTDDLQALEAKAIEVEIDCLDRLEKNEQALLSDVRLVLSSYTRWLDSAEKEKAALKASIDANQAS, from the coding sequence ATGAGTACTACTATTAGCGGAGACGCTTCTTCTTTACCATTGCCAACAGCTTCCTGCGTAGAGATAAAATCTACTTCGTCTTCAACAAAAGGGAATACTTGTTCCAAAATTTTGGATATAGCTTTAGCTATCGTAGGCGCTTTAGTTGTTGTCGCTGGGGTATTAGCTTTGGTTTTGTGCGCTAGCAATGTCATATTTACTGCAATAGGTATTGCTGCATTAATTATTGGATCTGCTTGTGTGGGTGCGGGAATATCTCGTCTTATGTGTCGATCCTCTTATGCTAGCTTAGAAGCAAAAAATGTTTTGGCTGAGCAACGTTTGCGTAATCTTTCAGAAGAGAAGGACGCTTTGGTCTCCGTCTCTTTCATTAATAAGATATTTCTGCGAGGTCTTACGGACGATCTCCAAGCTTTGGAAGCTAAGGCAATAGAAGTTGAGATTGATTGTTTGGACAGATTAGAGAAAAATGAGCAAGCTTTATTGTCCGATGTGCGCTTAGTTTTATCTAGCTACACAAGATGGTTGGATAGTGCTGAAAAGGAAAAAGCTGCTCTTAAAGCATCTATAGACGCTAACCAAGCTTCTTAG
- the recR gene encoding recombination mediator RecR produces MLKYPDYISKLISFLKKLPGIGFKSAEKIAFELLEWDPSQIEAMAQALQEFSTSHATCSNCFCLKISQTSPCNFCSESRDSSSLCIVATPKDVFALEKSKIFKGHYFVLGNLLSPITGKHLSLEKLAILKQRIEACSPKEMIIALDATLEGDATALFLKQEFSYLPIKISRLALGMPVGLSFDFVDANTLARAFSGRNCF; encoded by the coding sequence ATGTTAAAATATCCTGATTACATTTCGAAACTCATTTCATTTTTAAAAAAGCTTCCAGGAATTGGCTTTAAATCAGCAGAAAAAATAGCTTTTGAATTATTAGAATGGGATCCATCTCAAATTGAGGCTATGGCTCAAGCATTACAAGAGTTCTCTACTTCGCATGCAACTTGCTCAAACTGTTTTTGTTTAAAAATCTCTCAAACTTCCCCTTGTAACTTTTGCAGTGAATCTCGAGATTCTTCTTCCTTATGTATTGTTGCAACTCCTAAGGATGTTTTCGCTCTTGAGAAATCTAAGATCTTCAAAGGACACTATTTCGTTTTAGGAAACTTACTTTCTCCCATCACTGGAAAGCATTTGTCTTTGGAAAAATTAGCTATTCTTAAGCAGCGAATTGAAGCTTGTTCCCCTAAAGAAATGATCATAGCTCTTGACGCAACTTTGGAAGGAGATGCAACTGCATTGTTTTTGAAACAAGAATTTTCTTACCTTCCAATAAAAATCTCTAGATTAGCTCTTGGGATGCCTGTCGGTCTCTCCTTTGATTTTGTTGATGCTAATACTTTAGCTCGAGCTTTCTCAGGAAGAAATTGCTTTTAA
- the fabG gene encoding 3-oxoacyl-ACP reductase FabG: protein MSGLLVNKTAIVTGGSRGIGFSIAKLFAEQGANVQIWGINGEAGQAAAQTLSEQTGRQVSFALVDVSKNDMVSTQVQNFLSEYNTIDVIVNNAGITRDALLMRMSEEEWSSVINTNLGSIYNVCSAVIRPMIKARSGAIINISSIVGLRGSPGQTNYAAAKAGIIGFSKALSKEVGSKNIRVNCIAPGFIDTDMTKSLNDNLKNEWLKGVPLGRVGIPEEIAKAALFLASDGSSYITGQVLSVDGGMA, encoded by the coding sequence ATGAGTGGTTTATTGGTAAACAAGACTGCAATTGTGACTGGCGGTTCTAGAGGCATAGGGTTCAGTATAGCGAAGTTATTCGCTGAGCAAGGGGCTAATGTCCAAATCTGGGGAATTAATGGGGAAGCGGGGCAGGCGGCTGCTCAGACTCTTTCTGAGCAAACTGGAAGACAAGTATCCTTTGCTCTTGTTGATGTCAGCAAGAATGATATGGTTTCCACACAAGTTCAGAACTTTCTTTCGGAGTATAACACTATCGATGTTATAGTTAACAATGCGGGGATTACGCGTGATGCTCTTCTTATGCGAATGTCTGAAGAAGAATGGTCTTCGGTAATTAACACCAACTTAGGTTCTATATACAACGTTTGCTCAGCAGTTATAAGACCTATGATTAAAGCTAGATCTGGGGCAATTATTAATATTAGTTCTATTGTAGGACTTAGAGGGAGCCCAGGTCAGACGAATTATGCAGCAGCTAAGGCTGGAATTATTGGATTCAGTAAAGCGTTATCCAAAGAAGTTGGAAGTAAGAATATACGAGTCAATTGTATTGCTCCTGGTTTCATAGATACTGATATGACCAAGAGCTTGAATGATAATTTGAAAAATGAGTGGTTGAAAGGAGTTCCTTTGGGAAGAGTTGGTATACCTGAAGAAATTGCTAAGGCCGCTTTGTTCTTAGCTTCTGACGGATCTTCGTACATCACAGGGCAAGTTTTGAGTGTTGACGGAGGTATGGCTTAA
- a CDS encoding sodium-dependent transporter: MNKKNTVFSSRLGFILSMMGVAIGAGNIWRFPRMVAQNGGGTFILLWLLFLIIWSIPLIIVELSIGKLTRKAPIGALIRTAGPKSAWLGGFIVLVATCILGYYSNIVGWGFSYFFYSLSGKIVPGNHFPQLWAHHCQSWMPLSCHCLALFLAYCIIRKGIVNGIETCNKILIPFFFICALVLLARAVSLPHAWEGIRLLFVFNKASLCDYKVWIEALTQNAWDTGAGWGLLLVYAGFASKQTSLVTNGAITAITNNFISFLMAVIVFSACASLDSTEMLGLREGVGASNIGMAFIYLPELFTRLPHAHILSTFFSAIFFLAFSMAALSSMISMLFLLSQTLTEFGIKKHIAESSATIAAFLIGVPSALNLQFFDNQDIVWGIALILNGMIFIYSALSYGIKRLRQDVINSVPGDYKLKTYFDILVKFLLPLEGVLLLAWYFYEGAMLPQAYWWNPFVSYNISSLLMQWGLGGGVLFLLNRKLYTKFYLNN, from the coding sequence ATGAATAAAAAAAATACAGTATTCTCATCAAGACTGGGATTCATTTTGTCGATGATGGGAGTTGCTATCGGAGCCGGGAATATTTGGCGATTTCCTAGAATGGTAGCTCAAAATGGCGGCGGAACCTTTATTCTTCTTTGGTTACTGTTTCTAATTATTTGGTCGATTCCTTTAATTATCGTTGAACTCTCTATAGGGAAACTCACTAGAAAAGCTCCCATCGGCGCTCTGATTCGAACCGCGGGCCCTAAATCTGCTTGGCTAGGAGGATTTATTGTTCTTGTAGCAACATGCATACTTGGATACTACTCCAATATTGTGGGATGGGGATTTAGCTACTTCTTTTATTCCCTATCCGGAAAAATTGTCCCAGGGAACCACTTTCCTCAACTTTGGGCACATCACTGTCAAAGCTGGATGCCTCTAAGTTGCCACTGTTTAGCTCTATTTCTCGCTTATTGTATCATTCGGAAAGGAATCGTTAACGGAATAGAAACTTGTAATAAGATTTTGATCCCGTTCTTTTTCATTTGCGCTCTTGTTCTATTAGCTAGGGCGGTATCCCTGCCTCATGCTTGGGAGGGCATTCGCCTACTCTTTGTATTTAACAAAGCTTCTCTGTGCGATTACAAAGTATGGATAGAAGCTTTAACCCAAAATGCTTGGGATACAGGAGCTGGTTGGGGGCTTCTTCTTGTATACGCGGGATTCGCTTCAAAACAAACCAGCTTAGTCACCAACGGAGCCATTACAGCTATCACAAATAATTTTATTTCTTTTCTCATGGCTGTAATAGTGTTCTCCGCTTGCGCATCGTTAGATTCAACGGAAATGTTAGGATTACGAGAAGGCGTCGGCGCATCCAATATAGGAATGGCTTTTATTTATCTCCCAGAACTATTTACTCGGCTCCCTCATGCCCACATTCTCTCTACATTTTTTAGCGCAATCTTCTTCTTAGCCTTCTCTATGGCGGCCCTATCTTCGATGATCTCGATGCTGTTTCTTCTGTCGCAAACATTAACTGAATTTGGCATCAAAAAACATATTGCAGAATCTTCTGCAACCATTGCTGCGTTTCTTATCGGAGTTCCTTCTGCGTTGAATTTACAATTTTTTGATAACCAAGACATAGTCTGGGGAATCGCTCTTATTCTCAATGGCATGATTTTTATTTATTCCGCATTGAGCTACGGAATTAAGCGCTTAAGACAAGATGTTATCAATTCTGTTCCGGGTGATTATAAATTAAAAACTTACTTCGACATATTGGTAAAATTTTTACTCCCTTTAGAAGGAGTCTTACTGTTAGCGTGGTATTTCTATGAAGGAGCAATGCTTCCTCAAGCATATTGGTGGAATCCTTTTGTTTCCTATAACATTTCAAGTTTACTCATGCAGTGGGGATTAGGCGGAGGGGTTCTCTTTCTTCTTAACCGCAAGCTATACACAAAATTTTACTTAAACAACTAG